One part of the Leucoraja erinacea ecotype New England chromosome 17, Leri_hhj_1, whole genome shotgun sequence genome encodes these proteins:
- the LOC129705019 gene encoding uncharacterized protein LOC129705019: MVDSISSDSSVTEDSEEGYVVFCAIHVVNTHSKVIAFSEKSFKKSHECAAKWIEVEESLESKVAAEALQHKHVSQCVGPVKLEDEGHAAAGDDDDDDDHSHGHGEATGTGRRQQCIPGYHAECYRHFCNITTINRAIARFRKKKDAEKPKAGSSQEAVPDGEPHESAPKRLLRSMACDGQQTATDRRHVPPVQCIICKGSKYIKEQATGKRQSEKLVRCETKHGGQLLTAATLKQDEALLLHIRDKNLVAMEARYHKSCYLRYTRVVIDFANIIKQDNQQQVYEKSYSSFCKSVVEERIIRGKEILRLAKLNQLLIKEIREVEGLDASSHKAGHLKARLKKSYPVLCFTRLSRQVESDIVFVESLAVEELVEGVRVNSNEDGESSKIVGENQQGGSSSHHLRDMFHAAHIVQNSIVNSPNPIQWPLTSADSTLDKAEEIVPTELYNFLAWTTGASSQPKESGKVVVPDELHHRLLSVAQDVMDLKRKDTPSMEN; this comes from the exons ATGGTGGACAGTATTTCGTCTGATTCTAGTGTGACGGAAGATTCCGAGGAAGGTTATGTGGTTTTCTGTGCAATACATGTCGTCAATACCCATAGCAAGGTCATtgcatttagtgagaaaagctttAAAAAGTCTCacgaatgtgcagctaagtggatagaagtggaagaaagtctgGAAAGCAAAGTCGCCGCTGAGGCGCTGCAACACAAACACGTCAGCCAATGCGTGGGACCGGTGAAACTTGAGGACGAAGGCCATGCAGCTGCtggcgatgatgatgatgatgatgaccatTCTCATGGACATGGTGAAGCAACTGGAACTGGAAG gaggcagcagtgtatcccgggTTATCATGCCGAGTGCTATCGTCACTTCTGCAACATTACAACAATAAATCGAGCTATAGCAAGGTTTCGAAAGAAGAAAG ACGCTGAAAAGCCCAAAGCAGGATCCTctcaagaagcagttcctgatggCGAACCACATGAGTCGgccccaaagagactgcttcgGTCCATGGCATGTGATGGGCAACAAACAGCTACTGACCGCAGGCATGTCCCACCAGTGCAATGCATCATCTGTAAAGGCTCAAAGTACATTAAAGAACAAGCTACGGGTAAACGACAATCAGAGAAATTAGTACGATGCGAAACAAAACATGGGGGCCAGTTACTAACTGCTGCCACCTTGAAGCAAGATGAAGCATTGCTATTACACATAAGAGACAAGAATCTTGTAGCTATGGAAGCAAGATACCATAAATCATGCTACCTTAGATACACAAGAGTTGTCATAGATTTTGCAAACATTATTAAACAAGATAATCAGCAGCAGGTGTATGAGAAGTCCTACTCTAGTTTCTGCAAGAGTGTCGTTGAGGAAAGAATCATCCGTGGCAAAGAGATCTTAAGACTTGCTAAACTTAACCAACTTCTCATCAAGGAGATTCGAGAAGTTGAGGGCCTGGATGCATCATCTCACAAGGCAGGCCACTTGAAGGCAAGGTTGAAGAAATCCTATCCTGTCTTATGTTTTACAAGGCTATCCAGGCAAGTAGAAAGTGATATTGTATTTGTAGAATCACTTGCTGTTGAAGAGCTGGTTGAAGGTGTGCGAGTTAATTCAAATGAGGACGGTGAGAGCAGCAAAATTGTTGGTGAAAATCAACAAGGTGGATCATCGTCCCATCACCTCAGAGACATGTTTCATGCAGCCCACATAGTGCAGAACAGCATCGTCAACTCGCCAAACCCCATCCAATGGCCCTTAACTTCTGCAGACTCAACATTAGATAAGGCTGAAGAGATTGTCCCAACTGAGCTGTACAACTTTTTGGCATGGACCACCGGAGCGAGCAGTCAGCCCAAAGAATCTGGGAAAGTTGTTGTTCCTGACGAGCTGCATCACCGTCTGTTGTCAGTTGCCCAGGATGTCATGGACCTGAAAAGGAAGGATACTCCTTCCATGGAAAACTGA